In Spinacia oleracea cultivar Varoflay chromosome 5, BTI_SOV_V1, whole genome shotgun sequence, a single window of DNA contains:
- the LOC110787097 gene encoding uncharacterized protein yields the protein MDLPPVEISKDDYRKAAALYDDDPLVLEIKVANLRVKRVLVDTGSSSDIITLQYLQKLKHDAREIEKVFRPLVGFGGSIVRPIGSILLPVSIGTPPVTKEGVIRFTIVASLTAFNIILDRPALNDLKAVIVPHLLLVKFLGSNGRN from the coding sequence ATGGATTTACCTCCTGTGGAAATTTCCAAAGACGATTACCGAAAGGCGGCAGCACTATATGATGATGATCCTTTGGTCCTGGAGATTAAGGTGGCTAATCTCAGAGTGAAAAGAGTACTGGTAGACAcggggagctcgtccgacataatcacCCTTCAGTACCTGCAAAAATTGAAGCATGATGCCAGAGAAATAGAAAAAGTATTTAGGCCCTTAGTAGGATTTGGAGGAAGTATCGTCCGCCCAATTGGCTCCATCCTGCTCCCAGTCTCCATTGGCACCCCTCCAGTGACCAAAGAAGGTGTCATCCGATTTACGATTGTAGCAAGCCTCACCGCGTTTAATATCATACTCGACCGTCCAGCCCTCAATGACCTAAAAGCTGTGATTGTTCCCCATTTACTTCTAGTTAAGTTCTTAGGAAGCAATGGACGCAATTGA